From the genome of Geobacter sp. SVR, one region includes:
- a CDS encoding bifunctional diguanylate cyclase/phosphodiesterase, translating into MHVKNRTVLTVEDDRNLRRGISAFLKDIGFTVLEAENGRQGFEVFMRERPDLVLTDLKMPVMDGFMLISAIAQTDPDIPLVAISGTGAVNDAVEAIRRGAWDFITKPIADLEELEAVAGKMLERAEERRARQDHLRSLEGLVDKQSRQLSDLARVDRLTGLPAKSCLEECFRHMALSAHPAHSPALLSIDLDNINPVNHTYGEDYGDLLLMEAGKRLKSLIKPSDGICRLSGARFALLTFRDTSLSHLVTEIKARFAVPFLVFGQEFFIGTNVGIARFPHDGETFEALLRNADIALSEAKLLGRNRHLSYSPDLSRRLEGRVKMETRLRRALDREEFVLHYQPQVDATSFRIVGMESLLRWRPTGESELVSPASFIPLLEETGMIVPVGEWVLHTACSQYVAWRAAGMPALRLAVNVSACQFGSGRFAETVARILERTGMEPACLCLELTESIVMGDMQQTLATLVTLDGMGVKLSLDDFGTGFSSLAYLRKMPLHELKIDRSFIVGLPDSNVVAITESIIAMAHSLNLKIVAEGVETKEQLDFLTERQCQEIQGFYFSKPLEGEEFFALVSGWTRCGAQPAAAEAPPVPLHC; encoded by the coding sequence ATGCATGTAAAAAACCGGACCGTATTGACCGTCGAAGATGACCGGAACCTGCGCCGTGGTATCTCCGCTTTCCTGAAGGATATCGGCTTCACGGTGCTGGAGGCGGAAAACGGCCGTCAGGGCTTTGAAGTATTCATGCGGGAGCGGCCCGACCTTGTGCTCACCGACCTCAAGATGCCGGTGATGGACGGATTCATGCTGATCTCGGCCATCGCGCAGACCGATCCTGACATCCCCCTGGTGGCCATATCGGGAACAGGTGCCGTAAACGATGCCGTGGAGGCCATTCGCCGGGGGGCATGGGACTTCATCACCAAGCCGATTGCCGATCTGGAGGAATTGGAAGCCGTTGCCGGAAAGATGCTGGAGCGTGCCGAAGAACGCCGGGCTCGGCAGGACCACCTTCGTAGCCTTGAAGGCCTGGTCGACAAGCAGTCCCGGCAATTGTCGGATCTGGCCAGGGTGGACAGGCTGACCGGTCTGCCCGCCAAATCGTGCCTGGAAGAATGTTTCCGGCACATGGCCCTGTCAGCCCACCCCGCGCACAGTCCGGCGTTGCTGTCCATTGATCTGGACAATATCAATCCGGTGAATCACACCTACGGCGAGGATTATGGCGATCTGCTGCTCATGGAGGCGGGCAAACGCCTCAAATCCCTGATAAAGCCTTCCGACGGGATCTGCAGGCTGTCCGGGGCCAGGTTTGCCCTGCTGACGTTCCGAGACACCAGCCTCTCCCATCTGGTTACGGAGATCAAGGCGCGTTTCGCGGTCCCTTTCCTGGTATTCGGCCAGGAGTTCTTCATCGGCACAAATGTCGGCATCGCCAGATTCCCCCATGACGGCGAAACGTTCGAGGCGTTGCTCAGGAATGCCGACATAGCCTTGTCCGAGGCGAAACTGCTGGGCAGGAACAGGCACCTGTCCTATTCCCCCGATCTCAGCCGGAGGCTCGAAGGGCGCGTAAAGATGGAAACCCGGCTGCGGCGTGCCCTTGATCGCGAAGAGTTCGTCCTTCATTATCAGCCGCAGGTCGATGCCACATCGTTCCGGATCGTAGGCATGGAATCCCTGTTGCGCTGGCGTCCCACAGGGGAGAGTGAGCTTGTCTCCCCTGCGTCTTTCATACCGCTTCTGGAAGAAACCGGTATGATCGTCCCGGTGGGGGAATGGGTGCTTCATACCGCCTGCAGCCAGTATGTCGCATGGCGAGCCGCCGGCATGCCCGCTCTCAGGCTTGCGGTCAACGTCTCGGCCTGCCAGTTCGGCTCCGGAAGGTTTGCGGAGACGGTCGCGCGGATTCTCGAACGCACCGGCATGGAACCGGCGTGCCTCTGCCTGGAGCTGACGGAAAGCATCGTCATGGGGGACATGCAGCAGACGCTGGCCACCCTCGTAACTCTGGACGGCATGGGGGTAAAACTGTCGCTGGACGACTTCGGCACCGGTTTCTCGTCGCTGGCCTATCTGAGAAAAATGCCGCTGCACGAGCTGAAGATAGACCGGTCATTCATCGTCGGCCTGCCTGACAGTAACGTGGTCGCCATCACGGAGTCCATCATCGCCATGGCCCATAGTCTTAATCTGAAAATCGTGGCGGAGGGGGTCGAAACGAAGGAACAGCTGGATTTTCTGACTGAACGGCAGTGTCAGGAGATACAAGGTTTTTATTTCAGCAAACCCTTGGAAGGGGAGGAGTTTTTTGCGCTCGTGTCCGGCTGGACACGGTGCGGGGCACAGCCTGCTGCGGCAGAGGCGCCCCCTGTGCCATTACATTGCTGA
- a CDS encoding PaaI family thioesterase, with translation MQKIEPATLESGNAIPLLKTLAIHLREIGDGHAVMEVTVDERHFNYFGGAHGGLIATLVDTVSFFPRPLLPSGTPCTTTNLNVTYVRPAARGDVLTARSELVHRGRRIASLTITVKNQEDKLVAHGTATLMLTP, from the coding sequence ATGCAGAAGATCGAACCAGCCACCCTTGAATCGGGCAATGCCATTCCCTTGCTGAAAACGCTCGCCATCCACCTGCGGGAGATCGGTGACGGCCACGCCGTCATGGAGGTTACGGTTGACGAGCGGCATTTCAATTATTTCGGCGGAGCGCACGGCGGCCTGATCGCCACGCTGGTGGACACGGTCTCGTTTTTTCCCCGTCCTCTGCTGCCTTCGGGGACCCCCTGTACGACAACCAACCTCAATGTCACCTATGTCAGGCCTGCAGCCCGGGGGGATGTTCTGACGGCCCGCTCCGAACTGGTGCACCGGGGACGCCGGATAGCGAGTCTGACGATTACCGTGAAGAATCAGGAAGATAAGCTGGTGGCGCACGGAACCGCAACTCTTATGTTGACCCCCTGA
- a CDS encoding alpha/beta fold hydrolase, translated as MKADLNGITLAYSDRGTGLPLVLIHGFPLCRTMWRPQAEALAKAGCRVITPDLRGFGGSGAGSDTAGMNAYADDIVALMDHLGIDKAVVGGMSMGGYVLLNLLERHPDRVAAGIFIVTKGGGDDDAGKARRTALAEACRNQGIGAVVEAFRPLLFAPETLAENGALVDEVVGWIRATDPVGAAAGLIAMRDRKDYLPLLDSISHPALVIGADLDQALPLENSRLLAEGLPDADLCILHGAGHMVNLEQPEGFNQAIMEFLADL; from the coding sequence ATGAAAGCAGATCTCAACGGCATCACACTGGCCTACAGCGACAGAGGGACCGGTCTTCCTCTGGTTCTGATCCACGGTTTTCCACTCTGCCGCACCATGTGGCGGCCACAGGCCGAAGCGCTGGCCAAAGCCGGCTGCCGGGTGATAACCCCCGACCTGCGCGGCTTCGGGGGGAGCGGAGCGGGATCCGACACAGCCGGCATGAATGCCTATGCCGACGACATCGTGGCGCTGATGGACCACCTGGGGATCGATAAGGCTGTGGTGGGAGGCATGTCGATGGGGGGCTATGTTCTGCTGAATCTCCTGGAACGCCATCCCGACCGGGTGGCCGCCGGAATATTCATCGTCACCAAAGGGGGCGGCGACGACGATGCCGGCAAGGCCCGACGGACCGCCCTGGCCGAGGCCTGCCGCAACCAGGGGATCGGGGCAGTGGTGGAGGCCTTTCGCCCTCTCCTGTTCGCGCCGGAAACCCTGGCGGAAAACGGGGCGCTGGTGGATGAGGTGGTCGGCTGGATACGAGCGACGGACCCCGTGGGTGCCGCTGCCGGCCTGATCGCCATGCGGGATCGTAAAGACTATCTCCCCCTGCTCGACAGCATCTCCCACCCGGCTCTCGTAATCGGTGCCGATCTCGACCAGGCCCTGCCGCTGGAAAACTCCCGCCTGCTTGCCGAAGGGCTTCCCGATGCCGATCTGTGCATTCTGCATGGCGCCGGACACATGGTAAACCTGGAGCAGCCGGAGGGTTTCAACCAGGCGATCATGGAGTTTCTGGCCGATCTGTAA
- a CDS encoding CsbD family protein: MKTSTKFMAKGFFREIRGALKEIVAGISSNTALGAIGKLERFAGRTQRKIGRVQGKFGF; this comes from the coding sequence ATGAAAACCAGCACCAAGTTCATGGCAAAAGGATTTTTCCGCGAAATCAGGGGCGCACTCAAGGAGATCGTGGCCGGCATAAGCTCGAATACCGCCTTGGGAGCCATAGGCAAGCTGGAGCGGTTTGCGGGCAGGACACAGCGTAAAATCGGCAGGGTTCAGGGAAAGTTCGGCTTCTGA